Part of the Paludisphaera borealis genome, TCGATGTCGGCGATGTCGATCGAGAGGATCTCGTACGCGGTTCCGGCGTCGAGACCCTTTTCCAGTACGCGCTTGGAGATCGAGTCGGGCTTGCCGAGCACCTGCAGGTGAGTCTCCGCCGAGCCGATGGCGTTGACGATGCCCTCGCCGACGCGGGCGATGATGGTCTCGTCGGTGGCGCCGCCGACCAACCGGTCGAGGTTGGTCCGCACCGTGACCTTCGCCTTCACCTTCAACTGAATGCCGTTGCGGGCGACGCCGTCGATCGTCGGCCGCCCCTGGGCCGGGTCGGGACAGGGAATGACCTTGGGATTGACGCTCGTCTGCACAGCTTCGAGCACGTTACGACCGGCCAGGTCGATCGCGGCGGCGCGCTTGTACGAGAGCGGGATGTCGGCCCGGTTGGCCGCGATCAACGCCCGGACCACGTTGGGCACGTTGCCGCCGGCCAGATAGTGCGCTTCGAGCGACCGCGTCGTAAGACCGTCCTTCTCCGAGAGACCCGCCTGGTACGCCATGATCTTCGACCGGACGATGATATTCGGATTTACCTTCCTGAACGACATCCCCACCAGATCCATGATGCTGACGTTGGCGTGGGTCAGGAACGCCTGAATCCAGAGGTTGAAATATTTGGTTATGAAAATTCCGCCCAGCAGCGCGATCACGCCGACCGTGATGATCCCCAGCCAGAACAGCGTCGACATCGGAATCTGGGGGGGAGGCGCCTGCGCTATAAGCGTGAAAATCATGGAGAATCCTCAATGAGAGAAGCGATGTGTTCGGTGGGAGCAGCGGCCGACGCACGCGTCCCGAGCTGGGACGAGTCGACGTCGGCCGGTCGTCGTAAAGCCCGGACGACCAGTTGCCCGGAGCGTGATCGCACGACCCGCACCAGCGCGCCTTCCGGGATGAAGCCTTCTTCGGCCAACCCGTCGTAGCGCCGGCCTTCGATCTCGACGTGTCCGCTCGGGCGCAAGGGCGACAGCGCCCGGCCCTCGCAGCCGACGACGAGCGGAAGGTTCAATTCAGGATGGGAGACGCCGATCTCGTCAGGCGCGGGGGGCTTGAGAAAGAACTTGCGCGACATCGGCGAGTGCGTCCAGAGCCAGAACGCCAGCATCGCCGTCATCGGGACCGCCGCGCAATCGACGACCAGGAAGACGGCGCCGAGACGCGTCGAGTACTGGAATGCGTGCCACAGGCTGAGGCCCACGCAGAACAGCGCGCTGAAGCCGATGAAACCGCCCGACGGCACGAAAACTTCGACGATCAAGAGCAACAGCCCGATGACGAGGAAGGCGATCGGCCAGAACAACATGGTCATGACGCCCCCTCCCCGCGATCGGCTTGAATCCGCCGTCGACTCAACCGTCAAAGCTTGCCTCGATGCACCAGATCGCTAGTCTACTCGATCCGAGCCGCCAGTGGCCAATGCTCTTGAAATCGAGGCGATCGAGCACCGAACGGCCGCGATGTGTTAGGCTTCTCCTTATTCATGGCGGCCGGCTCGGCAGGACGGTATGTTCCGATCGCGAGCGACGGGCGGTCCTTGAAAGCGGTGAAGGAGAGGGTCTTGGCTGATCGGTCGACCGCGGCGAGAGAACCCGAGGCGGCGGCCCCGGGGCGGGGAGGCGTCGCGATCCGGAAGCTGGAATTGTTCCGGATCGACGTGCCATTGAAGAAGCCGATCAAGCACGCCTCGTATGAGCGGACGTCGAGCGAGAACCTCGTGGTTCGGGTCGAGCTGACGACCGGCCAGGCGGGCTACGGCGAAGGCGTTCCGCGGTCGTACGTCACCGGCGAAACGATCGACTCGACGTTCAAGGCGCTCAGCGGCTCGGACTGGGCGCGGACGATCGGCAAACCGTCGAGCTTCGCCGAGGTCGTCGGCCGGCTCGAACGGCTCAGCCTGCCCGAGATCGACGCCGACCCGCGCGGGATGGCCGGCAACGCGGCCCGATGCGCCCTGGAGTTGGCCGTTCTGGACGCCTACGGCCGGACTTTCGGCGAATCGATCGGCCGGGCGGTCGAGCTGGCGGACGTCGACGGCCTGAGGCGTTTCGACGCCCCGCGCGGGGCTCGCTACAGCGCGGCGATCACGGCCGAATCGCGTCGCAAGGAGATCGTCTCGGCAATCAAGTTTCGCGTATACGGCTTCCGTGACGTGAAAACGAAGGTGGGCGTCGTCGGCCAGGACGACCCGAAGCGACTCGAAACGCTCCGGCGCATCCTGGGACGGCGGATGGACGTCAGGCTCGACGCCAACGAGGCCTGGCCGGCGGCCGA contains:
- the floA gene encoding flotillin-like protein FloA (flotillin-like protein involved in membrane lipid rafts), giving the protein MIFTLIAQAPPPQIPMSTLFWLGIITVGVIALLGGIFITKYFNLWIQAFLTHANVSIMDLVGMSFRKVNPNIIVRSKIMAYQAGLSEKDGLTTRSLEAHYLAGGNVPNVVRALIAANRADIPLSYKRAAAIDLAGRNVLEAVQTSVNPKVIPCPDPAQGRPTIDGVARNGIQLKVKAKVTVRTNLDRLVGGATDETIIARVGEGIVNAIGSAETHLQVLGKPDSISKRVLEKGLDAGTAYEILSIDIADIDVGDNIGANLQALQAEADTRVARAKAEERRAFAVAQEQEQMAAVQENRAKVVAAEAEIPLAIAEAFRKGNLGINEYYNLRNIQADTEMRNSIADAGNVRREASGAQQ
- a CDS encoding NfeD family protein; the protein is MTMLFWPIAFLVIGLLLLIVEVFVPSGGFIGFSALFCVGLSLWHAFQYSTRLGAVFLVVDCAAVPMTAMLAFWLWTHSPMSRKFFLKPPAPDEIGVSHPELNLPLVVGCEGRALSPLRPSGHVEIEGRRYDGLAEEGFIPEGALVRVVRSRSGQLVVRALRRPADVDSSQLGTRASAAAPTEHIASLIEDSP
- a CDS encoding enolase C-terminal domain-like protein encodes the protein MADRSTAAREPEAAAPGRGGVAIRKLELFRIDVPLKKPIKHASYERTSSENLVVRVELTTGQAGYGEGVPRSYVTGETIDSTFKALSGSDWARTIGKPSSFAEVVGRLERLSLPEIDADPRGMAGNAARCALELAVLDAYGRTFGESIGRAVELADVDGLRRFDAPRGARYSAAITAESRRKEIVSAIKFRVYGFRDVKTKVGVVGQDDPKRLETLRRILGRRMDVRLDANEAWPAADLLAKVAPLLRFRPSVLEQPVAHAEVDALTDLRPRLGVPVMLDESLCGWPDAVAAVERKTADVLNVRLSKCGGILPSLRIMALAHRSGLGVQLGCHPGETAILSAAGRHVASRVDGICYLEGSYDRHILRANLTRDDITFGYGGRAGPLKGPGLGVEVDPELLAAMTRERRVITYD